The following is a genomic window from Triticum urartu cultivar G1812 unplaced genomic scaffold, Tu2.1 TuUngrouped_contig_2791, whole genome shotgun sequence.
GAACCTTTCAGAAGGTTTCTATTCATTTTTCTGATTTTTCTCTTGCTAGGCCTTTACTTTTTCCCTATTTTCAATTCTTTAAAATAATGTCCATTTCAAAAATAGGTCCATATTTTTACAAAATGTTTGAACATTAAAAAAGGATTTTTGGAAACTAACTATGcttttagaaaaatgttcactttttTCAAAAATTATTCAAAAGTTTAAAAAATTGTTCACGAATTTTTTTATGTTAGTAAAACTTCTAAAACAATCTTCAGGTTTTCCAAAAAAAATGCTCACATTTTCAAATAACATTCTGTAAGTTTCAAAACAAATGTTCACTTATCAAAAaaataaattcaaatgaatataACAGAGGCCTAAAATAAATATTAGGTAAAAATTGGACCTCTATGGTATCTCGCGAATGGGCCGTCCCAACCGGGGACGCCCCTGTGCGAAATAGAGCTATCTTGCAATGAAGAGCATCAAAAAGGATCGTATAATGATGCGCTTTTGCGTCAAATTGCTCACCGAAATCACTTGTTAGGGGTACCCTTTACAAAGGTCACTCGCACCCTCTTTGGTGGTGACAACTGGTGCACATGTGcaccacttgtcgcaacctgatAGTTTTGTCCTTTTCTCGTAGATTCTTTATTCCAAAAAAATGCTCACATTTTCAAATAACATTCTGtaattttcaaaaaaatgttcacttatcaaaaaaatattttttcaAATGAATATAACAGAGGCCTAAAATAAATATTAGGTAAAAATTGGACCCCTGCGGTATCTCGCGAATTGGCCGTCCCAATCGGGGACGCCCCTGTGCGAAACAGAGCTATCTTGCAATGAAGAGCATCAAATAGGATCGTATAATGACGCGCTTTGCGTCAAATTGGTCACCGAAATCACTTGTAAGGGGTACCCTTTACAAAGGTCACTCGCACCCTCTCTGGTGGTGACAACTGGTGCACATGTGCACCACTTTTCGCAACCTGATAGTTTTGTCCTTTTCTCGAAGATTCGTTTTTCCAAAACAttttatcttttaaaccgtgcgtccaaatcatGAACCGTTTTTAGCGTTGGATTTTTCATGTCAAGAGCTTCGAAATTAAATCCCATGTTAATAGGTTTCGATGATTTTTTACAAAAACCAGAAATCAGAGAAAAAATGGAAACTGGAAAAAACCAAAACTTAAGAAACTAAAAACTGAATAAAGAAAAACCACCGGAAAAAAAGGAACCTAGAAGTAAAGTTGTGGTTTTCACATTTTTGGGGAAGCACAACTGTGTTCTTTCCCATTTCCATTCTCATGTAAGCACACTCTGTGCTTTTCCCTTTTCGAGAGGCACGGGTTGTGCTTTCTCATGGAAGCACATTTTTTCTTCAAAACCTAGGAAACCAAGCAAAAGCCGAAAGAACAAAAAAAACTGTGAATACTACGAAAATGTTTTGTGAATATTCTTTTTGAACCGTGAACATTATTTTTAAAATTTAAATATTTTGAAACGCACCATTTTATCAAATAttttagtttttagttttttAAATATTTTTAATGAAAAGGGATCACTTTTTTAAGCTGTGACTATTTTTATGGGAATTTTTTTAAATGACAAAACTTCTCAAAAAATTACGAACAATTTTTTTAAAGGGCAAAAACctgaaaatgaaaaaaaatgaagAAAAGAACTGAAAAAGAAAACTGGTAAAGaaactaaaaaataaaaaaaaactgGACCGGAACCTTCTAGAGGGTTCCTAAAACCAGAAAACGGATCCAATATCAGCTTATTGGAATTTATTGGGCCAGCCCATTTCTCCTGTAAGATTGTCTGACCTTCTTCTTAGGACCTGAGGCGCGGTTCCTGCGGTTTGCCCGGGCACAAATGGTGTGAAGCCGTAGCTCGAGGCAACCCATGTAAACTTTGTCACCTCATATTGCACGCTGTGATGCTAGTATGTATTTCATGGAAACAGAGTGCAGAAAGAAAACTAAATTCAATTCCAAGCAGTAGTACAGAGAATGGGCATTTCACTTGCCACACATGGTTAATAAAACACTGCACAACCCGAAGGCCCCCTTTGTATTCTCTAACCGTGTAAGAATAACGAACGCCGCCCGGACAAATCGGTGGACGACGCTGATACAGAAGACATCACCAACTCTTTTACACTTAGTTGTACACGCCAATTTACAGGATATATGTATATCACCAGCACGTCAAGGGAAAAAGAATGCCGCTATGAATCTCTCTACCATGGTACTACTTTCTCACTCTAGCTCCGCTATGTAGTTGGGTAGCTCACCCTGGCAGAGGTACTCGTCACAGTAGGACATCGATCCCCAGCCCCTCCGTAGCCGGAAGATATCCTCTGTGAAGGTGGAGCCTGATGACCCTATGAAAACGTTTGACAAAGCGCAGATTGTCTTGTCGAGCATGGCCTCGACCTGCATAAGCAATCGACACGGTTTGCTAACTGAACCATTGTCTCAATACGAGAACCAAGAGAAAAGAAAGTGGATGGGAATTGATATATACCTGATCATCTCCACCCATGTGTTTTCTGTACAACAAGGCATCCCATTTCTCCGAACCTTCATGCTCTGGTCTTCTCACAAGAGGTACTTGCCGGTCATTGAAAACAACCAACGACTGCAGAAGATTCGTCTCGCTCCCAGCAGCATCAGTCGACAGATATATTACTGGGGCATTAGCTTTCTCAATGACCCGCAAGATGCATCCTGCTGCCTGAGGGATGGGAAAGAAGCAGCTCTCTTTCTTCACATTACTGCACAAAGACAAAAATATATATCAATTAATGCCACACAGGAAAAGATAATTGCAAATTACAATAATATTTGTGTGTGATGAACCGAAAGTCTCGGCAGATTTTCCATGCAATGAGCTGTTTTCTCATCAATAATCCCCAAAGAACCTCAAACATATGGTGCATACAGGTGCCATAACTACAATGACAAAATGCAAGGAGTAATTCACACAAGTATGTGGTAGATTTTGTGTCAATCCAAGCTCTAACCAAGTGTCAGCTTTATATATATGATTTCTTTGTAGTAAAAAAAAAAAGGGCAGCCCGGTGCATGTAGCTCCCGCTTGCGTAGGTTCCGGGGAAGGGTCCGGCCACTTTGGGTCTATAATACGCAGCCTTTCCCTACATTTCTGTAAGAGGCTGTTTCCAGGACTTGAACCCATGACCTCATGACCACAAGGAAGCAGCTTTACCACTGCGCCAAGGACAGGAGCACTATTTCTTTGTAGTCATAGAGTAGGTACTAATTTCTTACAGCTTGTAACCTTCAAGCACAGGAGCACTATTGCTATAGCACAAACTCAAAGAACCTAATGATGTGTTAGCATGAACTGAAAGCAGATAATAACTGTCTCGTCACAATCAAACATCATGCTTCTTTGGCATATATATCCGTGGATATATCCAAGATGGAAAAGCAAAAAATAGAGTTCACCTAAATATTTCTCTGAAATGCTGTGACATGGTGAAACAATGAGCCAAAGATAACGGTGTTCAGTTAACAAGTGAGATCACGGAACTCACATGGTCAGCCAAATAGATAGAAACAATTTATTATACTAGCAGGAACTGTTGACAAGGAAACTCATAATGCATACTATCAGGAACTGTTGACAAGGAAACTCATAATGCATTGCTCATCTCTGTAGGATTTTCTTTGGACACAGCTGTACTAAAATATCGAATAGTAAATTACAATTAAGTTTATGTTTTAACAAAAATAATTTTGTTTAACTGCTATAGAAAATTACCCCAACCTGCGAGGTGCTGACTGGTGGTAAGTATTGAGCACTTAGCAGAAGTGTATTATTGATGTATCAGGATGATAATGGGTTTGACATATGCTAACCAAATATGACCCACAATGTGAGGAACCAAGACCAAGAGCAGCAACCAGCTCAAAGTTGGTCATGAAGTTATCAAGTTAAACCATTTAGCTGAGCCTGACAAGTTAATTAAAACAAAAGGCAGAGCGCTCGTGAACTTTGGTGCACCCTCAGTAAGGTCTCAGGAACTAAAGTAAAAATAACTCTTCAGAAATAACTTTGACCAGTAGAAGAGAAACTATAGGCTATCTACACGAAGCTTACTCTATCATAAGAAAGATATGGTTAATTTATAGTATTAGCAGACACTTCATTAAAAGCCCCATCAAGACCGCCTATAGTAAATTTGGTCAGCTGTGTAGTAGTCAGACTTTGCCTTATACAAATTTAACTGCCTAGATCTAAATGAAGAGCCATTCTTTATCAAAATAAGTGGCTGGTGTTGTGGACGAATTATCTAAGCAGACAAGTTTCATTTTCCAAAATTGCAATGTCCAAAGCAACATCAACCAAGCAATGACTAAAAGAGGATAATGTATGAGCAACCCGGTCCAATTATAACAGAGATAAGCCAACTACTACTAGAGCCTAGAAACAAAATGCAGCCCTGTCAGCACGTTGGATCACAAGTTCCACAAACAACCTTAATACATGCATGTTGCTAAATATTGAGGTGATTGCTTACTAATTAACTGATATGATATCTTACCAGAACTTAAGAAAGCCATGTCGACGGAAATGCAAAGCAATGTAGTTTCCACCCAAGAAAGTCTGCACAAATCGCTGTGCGGTAAGCATTATGAGCCTACTTGGTTGGATCAAAGTCTTGCATTTGTGAGCCAATGGACCACCAGGCTGCATAATCCACTCTTCCTCAGCATCAGCATAGAACAACTCACCGACTGCAAGCACCTCTGCGTCTGTCGTGAACTTTGCCGTGATATCTGCTACATATCTCTTCTTTGGCACTTTCAGTTTTGCATCCTCTGGCCAAGCAGCCTCAATTTTCCCCATTGAAATCCCCACTGCCTTCAACTTCTTAATATGCTCCTCATCCATGTAACACGGGGGCGACGCCACGTAACATATAAATTGATCGATGCTCACTTTCTTCCTTTTATCCACAAATTCCTCATAAGTAATCACAACCTTCCTTCCAATACAATCATTAATGTGGTTGATGTCAAGCACCTTGTCGTACTGATAATCCACCTTCTGGCTGGGAACCACCAAGATCCGGCCCAGAAGTGCCGCAAAGAACATGTGCTTCTCCAAGCAAATCAAGTGGTTCGACATTTGCCCAGAGAGACAGATGGCGAACAGGTACCGATTCTTCTTGGGATTCCACTCTATCGTCCGCCGGTTGTACGGCAATTCCCTCCTCCTGCACCCGGGACCTGGCAGAtcaagatccaaagcatcctccGTAGCATTGCCGGTCCCGGAGTGGTGCGTTGAGAGGAGCGACTCCTGGATCTCGCGGTTGATCTTGATCTGGCTGAGGAGCGCAGCCTGGAGATCAGACAGCGAGACAGGGGCGGCGGTAGAGCTGTTGGTGGGCTCAGGGGCGGCAGTGCGGTTGAAGAGGCTGAGGAGGCCGGAGCGCTGGGAGCGGAGGAGGTAGAGGGCGTGGAGCTCGGCCTCGCGCATGCGGGAGGAGGCAAGGtcggcggcgggcgaggcggagGGTAGCCGGATGGAGGCGGGGAGAGACGAGGCGCCGccgagggagaagaagaggatgatgaagaGGACGGGTAGACAAACGCAGATGAGGAGGTACCGGCGGGACCAGAGGGCGCGGCCGAGGGATGTGGCCGAGGAGGGAAGCGCAGGGCGGAAGCCGGAGATGGAGATGCCGAATGAGGCCCGGGAACGGGAGGATGGGGAAGGGGGCTTTGTGTGGTTCTGGGGGACGAGGGTCTCGAGGTCGTCGTCCTCGTCGGAGACGGAGGGTTCGCGGTCCATGGCGGCGGAGGATAGGGGAAGTGTCGGTGTGGGGTGGGAGTGGCGGGGCGGGAGGGTGGAGTGATGTTGGGGGGAAGAAGGGTGGGAAAGATGGAGGGTAGATGACGGTGACCGTCGAACGGTGGGGATGACTGTCGTCTACCTTCGGGTAGTAGGCAAGCTGATGACAGATGGATAGAGCAAGTCCAACCGACTCTTCTTAACCCAAAAATGCCAATGATTACAGAGTAAAAAATataatttcatatttttttttgaCATCTAAGGTCATATCCTTCTTTTTTAAAGTCGGAGGATCTCAAATTCATCAAGAAAGGAGAGAGTTGTCTGATAATTAGTAAAAACTGTACTCGTAAAAGCAAGGCATCTTAGGTGACCTAATAGCCCACATAAGAATGCACACACGCCGTCGAGAAGAAGAGCGATGTCGAGGTTGCCATTCGGTGTCACCGTCATCACTCCTCCACGAGCTAGCGACTCCGACTCTACCATCGACGACCACCAATGTAGCCTACACCGCAAACAAGCGTCGAGACCTGCACCGGCCAATGCCGAACAATCCGCCGCATGCACCGATGACCAGGCAGCTCCGACTTTGTCGCCGAGGATTGCTGAAGAAAAAGCGTCAAGCCGGCGCTAGAACCGAAACCGACCACCTGTCTCATGTCATCATCACCA
Proteins encoded in this region:
- the LOC125527060 gene encoding O-fucosyltransferase 36-like produces the protein MDREPSVSDEDDDLETLVPQNHTKPPSPSSRSRASFGISISGFRPALPSSATSLGRALWSRRYLLICVCLPVLFIILFFSLGGASSLPASIRLPSASPAADLASSRMREAELHALYLLRSQRSGLLSLFNRTAAPEPTNSSTAAPVSLSDLQAALLSQIKINREIQESLLSTHHSGTGNATEDALDLDLPGPGCRRRELPYNRRTIEWNPKKNRYLFAICLSGQMSNHLICLEKHMFFAALLGRILVVPSQKVDYQYDKVLDINHINDCIGRKVVITYEEFVDKRKKVSIDQFICYVASPPCYMDEEHIKKLKAVGISMGKIEAAWPEDAKLKVPKKRYVADITAKFTTDAEVLAVGELFYADAEEEWIMQPGGPLAHKCKTLIQPSRLIMLTAQRFVQTFLGGNYIALHFRRHGFLKFCNVKKESCFFPIPQAAGCILRVIEKANAPVIYLSTDAAGSETNLLQSLVVFNDRQVPLVRRPEHEGSEKWDALLYRKHMGGDDQVEAMLDKTICALSNVFIGSSGSTFTEDIFRLRRGWGSMSYCDEYLCQGELPNYIAELE